One part of the Leclercia sp. LSNIH1 genome encodes these proteins:
- a CDS encoding L-lactate dehydrogenase, translating to MNTKARKVMIIGAGNVGTSAAYALLNQNICEELLLVDINHARSEGHAWDLADAAAYMPGMMSISTREVSDCADVDIAVITVSGGALKPGQTRLDELTATASIVKNIVPQMMAGGFNGIFLIATNPCDIITWQVWQLSGLPRNQVIGTGVWLDTTRLRRTLAQALDIGAQSIDAFILGEHGDTQFPVWSHSSVYGSPIAEVYQRHTGQTLDFDELAERVRKQGFEIYARKGCTEYGIAATIAEICRNIFTGSHRALAISCILEGEYGVDGVAIGVPAVLAQSGVQQIIELKLAEEEQQKFRHSVEVIKANIARLP from the coding sequence ATGAACACCAAAGCCCGTAAAGTGATGATTATCGGTGCCGGAAATGTCGGTACCTCTGCGGCGTATGCCCTGCTCAATCAAAATATCTGCGAAGAGCTGCTGCTGGTGGATATTAACCACGCCCGCAGTGAAGGCCACGCCTGGGATCTGGCGGATGCTGCCGCTTATATGCCCGGCATGATGAGCATCTCCACCCGCGAGGTGAGCGACTGTGCCGATGTGGATATCGCGGTGATCACCGTCTCCGGCGGCGCCCTGAAGCCAGGACAGACGCGGCTGGATGAATTAACCGCCACGGCCAGCATTGTGAAGAACATTGTCCCGCAGATGATGGCGGGCGGCTTTAACGGCATCTTTCTGATTGCCACCAACCCGTGCGACATCATCACCTGGCAGGTGTGGCAGCTCTCCGGCCTGCCGCGTAATCAGGTAATCGGCACCGGCGTCTGGCTGGATACCACCCGTCTGCGTCGTACCCTCGCGCAGGCGCTGGATATCGGCGCCCAGAGCATCGATGCCTTTATCCTGGGCGAGCATGGCGATACGCAGTTCCCGGTCTGGTCCCATTCGTCGGTATATGGCTCACCCATTGCCGAGGTGTATCAACGCCATACCGGCCAGACGCTGGATTTTGACGAGCTGGCCGAACGCGTGCGCAAACAGGGCTTTGAGATCTACGCCCGCAAGGGCTGCACAGAGTACGGCATCGCCGCCACTATCGCTGAAATCTGCCGCAATATCTTCACCGGCAGCCACCGGGCGCTGGCGATCTCCTGCATTCTGGAGGGTGAGTATGGCGTTGATGGGGTAGCGATTGGCGTGCCCGCGGTGCTGGCCCAGAGCGGCGTCCAGCAAATCATTGAATTAAAACTGGCGGAAGAGGAGCAGCAGAAGTTCCGCCATTCAGTAGAGGTGATTAAGGCCAATATCGCCCGCCTGCCCTGA
- the ptrR gene encoding putrescine utilization regulator PtrR, translated as MDLTQLEMFNAVAQTGSITQAAQKVHRVPSNLTTRIKQLEADLGVALFIRENQRLRLSPAGHNFLRYSRQILALVDEARMVVAGDEPQGLFTLGSLESTAAVRIPASLAQFNQRYPRIQFALATGPSGTMIDGVLEGTLSAAFVDGPLNHPELEGMPVYREEMMLVVPAGHPEVARAADISGHDIYAFRANCSYRRHFESWFHADRATPGRIHEMESYHGMLACVIAGAGIALMPRSMLESMPGHHQVAAWPLAENWRWLTTWLVWRRGAMTRQLEAFIALLNEGQPPAASP; from the coding sequence ATGGATCTGACCCAGCTGGAGATGTTTAACGCCGTCGCCCAGACCGGCAGCATTACCCAGGCCGCGCAGAAAGTGCATCGCGTGCCCTCAAACCTGACCACCCGCATCAAACAGCTGGAGGCCGATCTTGGTGTGGCGCTATTCATCCGCGAGAACCAGCGGCTGCGCCTCTCACCCGCAGGGCATAATTTTTTACGCTACAGCCGACAGATCCTCGCCCTGGTGGATGAGGCGCGGATGGTGGTGGCCGGTGATGAACCACAGGGACTGTTTACCCTCGGGTCGCTGGAGAGCACCGCGGCGGTGCGCATCCCGGCCTCGCTGGCGCAGTTTAACCAGCGTTACCCGCGCATTCAGTTTGCGCTGGCGACCGGCCCTTCCGGGACAATGATTGACGGGGTACTGGAAGGGACGCTGAGCGCGGCCTTTGTGGACGGGCCATTAAACCACCCGGAACTGGAGGGCATGCCGGTCTACCGGGAGGAGATGATGCTGGTGGTGCCTGCCGGTCATCCAGAGGTTGCGCGGGCCGCCGACATCAGCGGGCACGATATCTATGCCTTTCGCGCCAACTGCTCCTATCGCCGCCATTTCGAGAGCTGGTTTCACGCGGATCGCGCCACGCCAGGGCGCATCCACGAAATGGAGTCCTATCACGGGATGCTGGCCTGCGTCATTGCCGGGGCGGGCATTGCGCTGATGCCCCGTTCAATGCTGGAAAGTATGCCCGGACATCACCAGGTGGCTGCCTGGCCGCTGGCGGAAAACTGGCGCTGGCTCACCACCTGGCTGGTATGGCGCCGGGGCGCGATGACCCGGCAACTGGAAGCGTTTATAGCGCTGCTAAACGAAGGTCAGCCACCAGCAGCTTCTCCATAA
- the sad gene encoding succinate-semialdehyde dehydrogenase, which produces MTTPSATHALSINPANGETLAVWPWATVTEVEHALAQTDTAFRLWRNVPVATRAQKLRDLGAALRNRGEEMAQMITREMGKPIAQARGEVAKSAGLCDWYAEHGPAMLNTEATQVADAVIEYRPLGSVLAVMPWNFPLWQVLRGAVPIILAGNSYLLKHAPNVQGAANLIAAIFTDAGFPQGVFGQLNATNDGVSQMIADPRIAAVTVTGSLRAGAAIGAQAGAALKKCVLELGGSDPFIVLNDADLDLAVKAAVTGRYQNTGQVCAAAKRFIVEAGVADAFSRRFVEATAALKMGAPENEENYLGPMARFDLRDELHQQVQATLAEGATLLLGGEKIAGAGNYYAPTVLGNVTPTMTAFRQELFGPVAAISVATDADHALALANDSDFGLSATLFTANAELADRFARQLECGGVFINGYSASDARVAFGGVKKSGFGRELSHFGLHEFCNVQTVWKDRV; this is translated from the coding sequence ATGACTACACCTTCTGCTACCCATGCCCTGTCCATTAACCCGGCAAACGGCGAAACCCTGGCTGTCTGGCCGTGGGCGACCGTCACCGAGGTTGAACATGCCCTTGCACAGACCGATACCGCCTTTCGCCTGTGGCGCAACGTGCCGGTGGCGACGCGTGCGCAAAAGCTACGCGATCTGGGCGCCGCGCTGCGCAATCGTGGCGAAGAGATGGCGCAGATGATCACCCGGGAGATGGGCAAACCCATCGCCCAGGCGCGTGGGGAGGTGGCGAAATCTGCCGGGCTATGCGACTGGTATGCTGAACATGGCCCGGCCATGCTCAATACCGAGGCAACCCAGGTAGCGGACGCGGTGATTGAGTATCGCCCGCTGGGGTCGGTGCTGGCGGTGATGCCGTGGAACTTCCCGCTGTGGCAGGTGCTGCGCGGTGCGGTGCCGATTATTCTGGCGGGTAACAGCTATCTGCTGAAACATGCTCCGAACGTGCAGGGTGCCGCGAACCTGATCGCGGCAATTTTTACCGATGCCGGATTCCCGCAGGGGGTGTTTGGTCAGCTGAACGCCACTAATGACGGGGTGAGCCAGATGATCGCCGATCCGCGCATTGCCGCGGTCACCGTGACCGGCAGCCTGCGTGCCGGGGCCGCCATTGGCGCCCAGGCCGGGGCGGCGCTGAAAAAATGCGTGCTTGAACTGGGGGGTTCCGATCCCTTTATTGTCCTCAACGATGCCGACCTGGATCTGGCGGTAAAAGCGGCGGTGACCGGACGCTATCAGAACACCGGGCAGGTGTGCGCGGCAGCCAAGCGCTTTATCGTCGAGGCGGGTGTTGCCGATGCGTTTAGCCGTCGCTTTGTCGAGGCCACCGCGGCCCTTAAGATGGGCGCGCCTGAAAACGAAGAGAACTACCTCGGGCCGATGGCCCGTTTCGATCTGCGCGACGAGCTGCATCAGCAGGTGCAGGCGACGCTGGCCGAAGGGGCGACCCTGCTGCTGGGCGGCGAGAAGATTGCCGGGGCAGGGAACTACTATGCGCCGACCGTGCTGGGGAATGTGACCCCAACGATGACCGCGTTTCGTCAGGAGCTGTTTGGCCCGGTAGCAGCGATTAGCGTAGCAACCGATGCCGATCACGCGCTTGCCCTGGCTAACGACAGCGATTTTGGGCTTTCGGCGACACTCTTTACCGCCAATGCAGAGCTGGCCGACCGCTTTGCCCGCCAGCTTGAGTGCGGCGGGGTGTTTATCAACGGCTACAGTGCCAGCGACGCCCGCGTGGCGTTCGGCGGGGTGAAGAAAAGCGGATTTGGCCGGGAGCTGTCGCACTTTGGCCTGCATGAGTTCTGTAATGTGCAGACGGTGTGGAAAGACCGGGTTTAA